Proteins from a genomic interval of Diprion similis isolate iyDipSimi1 chromosome 10, iyDipSimi1.1, whole genome shotgun sequence:
- the LOC124411881 gene encoding carnitine O-palmitoyltransferase 2, mitochondrial, whose product MSLLVAKRLNPICVKINGCTILLPLQRSRSTQTASQIRSKDDDDYEYIQKSILNTMRFQASLPRLPIPDLKKTCERYLSAQKPILIEEQFKHTESCVQRFLVGEGPRLQTGLKMSNFRKRYTSYITEYWFDMYLRDRKPLPINYNPVMVFTPERDPRYENQLVKSTNLLISSIRFMKSLRDRVLEPHVYHMNPEKTDNEKYRKVMRLVPSSLSFYGSMLLFKAFPLDMSQYDNLFHSTRIPELEKDMIQIDDTTRHVVVMRKGHFYTFNVLDENDHIYPPKEIASSLKFILSDDGDAARNPIGILTTTERDSWAVTRHHLSEIGNQDLLKTIDSAIMLLVLDEESVATDYKKLLRTFLHGSGLNRWFDKSFSLIVAKDGTAGVNFEHSWGDGVAVLRYFEDVKKDIDEKPRFHPEDVDSISSDSTVRKLSVVSDDKIDVAIEEAKKQYNEWIQELGVDYYIYDGFGKKECKTFGVSPDAIMQLAFQLAHYKQEREMVATYESCSTAAFKHGRTETIRSCTLETKALCEAVTNSTSKISNAELKRMIINCSVTHSRLTREAALGQGFDRHLFALNKAWQKAGIQKPAIFEDPSYETLNHNILSTSTLSSPAVAAGAFGPVVKDGYGIGYMIQDNRLGAVATSYQDQRNASDYTQNLKSAIKDIHNILLAE is encoded by the exons ATGTCATTGCTCGTCGCAAAGAGGCTAAATCCGATATGCGTCAAG ATCAATGGATGCACTATTTTACTACCCCTACAACGATCTAG AAGTACGCAAACTGCAAGTCAGATTCGTTCCAAAGATGACGACGATTATGAGTACATACAGAAAAGTATACTTAACACGATGCGGTTTCAAGCTAGTTTACCTCGCCTCCCGATACCGGACCTCAAAAAAACTTGCGAACGATATCTAAGTGCGCAAAAACCGATACTGATAGAGGAACAATTCAAACATACCGAGTCGTGTGTGCAGCGATTCTTGGTTGGGGAGGGACCTAGGCTCCAAACAGGGTTAAAGATGTCAAATTTCAGGAAAAGATACACCAGCTACATAACCGAATATTGGTTCGACATGTATTTAAGGGATCGCAAACCCCTgccaataaattataatccaGTCATGGTATTTACACCAGAGAGAGACCCGCGGTATGAGAATCAGCTTGTCAAGTCGACGAATCTCCTTATCTCTTCTATTAGATTTATGAAATCACTAAGAGACAGAGTTCTGGAACCCCACGTTTATCATATGAATCCTGAGAAGACTGATAACGAAAAGTACAGGAAAGTCATGCGGTTAGTGCCTTCATCTTTGTCCTTCTATGGATCGATGCTGTTATTTAAG GCTTTTCCATTAGATATGTCACAATATGACAACCTTTTTCATTCGACGAGAATTCCTGAGTTAGAAAAAGACATGATACAAATCGACGATACTACAAGACATGTGGTCGTCATGAGAAAAGgacatttttatactttcaacGTACTGGATGAAAACGACCACATTTATCCACCGAAAGAAATAGCCTCCAGTTTGAAATTCATCTTGTCTGACGACGGAGATGCTGCACGAAATCCTATCGGCATATTAACAACAACTGAGCGCGATTCATGGGCCGTAACAAGGCACCATTTGTCAGAAATTGGAAACCAGGATTTACTCAAAACGATAGACTCTGCTATTATGTTGTTAGTCTTAGATGAAGAATCTGTAGCTACTGATTACAAGAAACTTTTAAGGACGTTCTTACATGGCAGCGGCCTCAACAGATGGTTTGATAAATCATTCTCACTAATCGTGGCAAAGGACGGAACGGCTGGTGTCAATTTTGAACACTCCTGGGGTGATGGTGTCGCTGTTTTGAGGTACTTTGAG GATGTAAAAAAGGATATAGATGAGAAGCCGAGATTCCACCCTGAAGATGTAGATTCAATATCTTCAGATAGCACTGTTAGAAAATTGAGCGTTGTTTCTGATGACAAAATCGATGTGGCGATTGAAGAAGCCAAGAAACAATATAACGAGTGGATTCAGGAGCTTGGAGTAGATTACTACATTTACGACGGATTTGGGAAGAAAGAGTGTAAAACGTTTGGCGTTAGTCCTGACGCAATAATGCAGCTAGCTTTCCAGCTGGCTCACTATAAACAAGAACGAGAAATGGTAGCTACTTACGAATCTTGTAGCACAGCAGCATTCAAACATGGGCGAACAGAAACAATCAGATCCTGCACTCTCGAAACCAAAGCGCTGTGCGAGGCAGTTACTAATTCTACTTCAAAAATCTCCAATGCTGAACTGAAGAGGATGATTATTAATTGCAGCGTCACTCATAGTAGGTTGACCAGAGAGGCGGCACTAG gaCAAGGCTTTGACCGGCATTTATTTGCGCTAAACAAAGCGTGGCAGAAAGCCGGTATACAAAAGCCAGCAATTTTTGAGGACCCTTCCTACGAAACCTTGAATCACAACATTCTTTCCACATCAACTCTATCGAGTCCAGCTGTTGCTGCTGGAGCATTTGGTCCTGTGGTCAAAGATGGCTACGG